Genomic segment of Nitrospirota bacterium:
CACCCCGAGGGGTACGCCCTGGCCCGGGAAGTGGCCGAGGGGCTGGTGGGGACCAAGAACCTCATCAACCTCAGAAGGCCCAGCCTGGGCGGGGAGGACTTCGCCTACTACCTGGAGCGCGTGCCGGGCTGCTTCGTGCGCTTCGGGGCCGCCAGGGGCGGCTTCGAGGCCCCCGTGCAGCATAGCTCCACCTTTGATTTCGAGGAAGAGGTCCTGCGCCTGGGCGCCATCTATTACGCCGAGGTGGCCAGACGGTCCATCCAGAAACTCAAGGGGAAGAAACCGGGTGCCCCTGGAGTTTAATTCCACACCCGAGCCCTACGTCGGCGTGGAGTTGGAGCTTCAACTCCTTGACGCCGAGACCCTTGCGCTGGCCGGCATGGCGCCCGCCGTCCTGGCCGACGTCCCCCCGGAGATGGGCCCGCGCATCAAGCCGGAGTTCCTCGCGTGCATGGTGGAGCTGAACACCGCGGTCTGCAAGGACGTGAAAGAGGCGGAGGGAGACCTCAGGGAGTCCCTTGCCCTTCTGGAGGAAATCCTCGCCCGCCACGGCGGCGTCTTCTTCTCGGCCAGCCTGCATCCCTTCTCGGAGGCGGGCAAGCAGAGGGTATCGAACCACCCGCGCTACAAGCGCATCATGGAGGAGCTGCAGCTCATCGGCAGGCGGTTCATCGCCCAGGGCCTGCACGTCCACGTGGGGGTGGCCGACAGGGAGAACGCCATCAAGATATTCAACGCCATGCGCCTCTACGTGCCCATTCTCCTGGCCCTGACCACCTCCTCCCCGTACTACCAGGGAGAGGACACGGGCCTGTTCTCCTACCGCACCAAGCTCTTCGAGGCCCTTCCCCTGGCGGGGATGCCCGACTCCCTGAGCACCTGGGAGGAGTTCGACCGCATGGCCGGGCTTCTGCTGGCCGGCGGGGTCATAACGTCGGTAAAGGACCTGTGGTGGGATGTCCGCCCGCACCCGGAGTTCGGCACCGTGGAGGTCCGCTGCGCCGACATGCCCCTCAAGTTCCGGGACATCATGACCCTGGTCGCCCTCATCCAGGCCCTCGTGGTGACCATCGACCGGGAGGAGTTCTACCCGGACGTCAACATGCAGGTTCTGAAATCGAACAAGTGGCAGGCGGCCCGCTACGGCCTGGACGGAGCCTTCGTGGACCCCCGCTCGGGCAAGAGGTATGCCTTGCGGGCCGCCGCGGAAGAGCTCTCCGATATCATGAGGCCCGCCGCCCGGCTCCTGGGCTCCGAGGCGTACCTGGAGGGCGTGGGCCGCATCCTGGCCGAGGGCACGGGGGCCCACGCGCTCCGGGAGCTTTACGGACGGACGGGCGACTTCCGGGAGGTGGTCCGCCTGGCCCGGGAGGAGTTCGAGGCATGAGGGGAGCGGTTGCCTCCGGCCACCCCCTGACCACCCGGGCCGCCACGGAGACGCTCCGGCGGGGAGGAAACGCCTTCGACGCCGCAGTGGCCGCGGGCTTTGCCGCCTCGGTGGCGGAGCCCATCCTTACGAGCCTGGGCGGCGGGGGGTTTCTCCTGGGCCATGCGGCCCCGGAGGACCGGGACGTGCTCGTGGACTTCTTCGTCACCGCCCCGGGCCTGGGGGCACCGGCGGGGGCCAGGCCCGTGCTCATCCCCATCGAGGTGAACTTCCGTTTCGCCACCCAGGTCTTCCATGTGGGGGCCGGTTCGGTGGCCGTGCCCGGGATGCTCCGGGGGCTTCTGCACCTGCACGGGAGGTTCTGCACCATGGACATCCAGGACATCGTCCTGCCTGCCCTGAGGGAGCTCGAGCGGGGGGTGGAGGTCTCCGACTTTCAGCACTACGCCATCGGCCTTCTCGCCCCCATACTCACC
This window contains:
- a CDS encoding YbdK family carboxylate-amine ligase; this encodes MPLEFNSTPEPYVGVELELQLLDAETLALAGMAPAVLADVPPEMGPRIKPEFLACMVELNTAVCKDVKEAEGDLRESLALLEEILARHGGVFFSASLHPFSEAGKQRVSNHPRYKRIMEELQLIGRRFIAQGLHVHVGVADRENAIKIFNAMRLYVPILLALTTSSPYYQGEDTGLFSYRTKLFEALPLAGMPDSLSTWEEFDRMAGLLLAGGVITSVKDLWWDVRPHPEFGTVEVRCADMPLKFRDIMTLVALIQALVVTIDREEFYPDVNMQVLKSNKWQAARYGLDGAFVDPRSGKRYALRAAAEELSDIMRPAARLLGSEAYLEGVGRILAEGTGAHALRELYGRTGDFREVVRLAREEFEA